ACTTTTGATTTTGTTTATGCACTTTGAAAGGATGGATTTTTAACAATTAACTGCAGCAAAATCTATTTTTAGTATGACTGAACCTGACAGAGAAAAGTATGTCAAGCCTGGaagctttgcattttgctcactCAATGATGTTTGAGAAAAGAAAATGCGACTAACCCAGAAATATTTAAACTATTTAAATGCTGGACCCCACACTGCTGATAAAATTAGGGTCAGGTTCAAAATATTGCAGCTATATCATACATTGATTTTAATGGAGCACCAGCGTGGTAATGTTTAGGGAGGTGTGATACATAACAAGTGCACTGTTGATATCCATGATCCCATTTAATTTTTGACCCATTCATTTAGCCGGGTGTACGATACTTCCGTCCTGATTTCCCCTGCAGCAGACTACACAAGGTCATAATTTACGACCAGATGACATGGTCGGTAATCCACTCCAGTGGTTTATTTGGGAATGTATAAGCTGGCCTGATCAAAATGTGGATGGTGCACTGTTGATATATCACAGCTGCCTCCATCCTGCGACTTCTGCCGGTCTCGCTGACATACAATTACAACACAAAATTACGGCCGTACCTTAAGTTCTCTGAAGAATATGCTGCTTCGGGCCCACTCCACGATGGAGAAGAGGGTTTGATCGGCCATCTTGCACATTAGTCCGAAGGTGTTGAGTTTCTCGTGCTTTCCCCGGCTTGCCTGCTCCTGCTGCAGGTAGGCCAGGATCTTGGCCTGCACCTGGGGCTCGTCGGGCTCACACTTCAGGAGCTCCATGATCAGGTGGGGGATGCTGGAGGGAGAGCTGGAGGGGTAGGTGTCCATGTAAGAGTAGCCCATGAGAGACTCGGGCGAGCTAGTGTAAGGGTCGGGATACTCGGACTTGATAGTACGGCTCGGATAAGGACTGTAGGTCTGGTAGCCTTGCAGACTGGCGTGTGTCGGCATGGCCATACTAATTGGAGATGTGCCGAACGGGCTTCGGTCGTAGTCTGTGGGTGGCAAGGCTGGGTGGTTAAGAGGTAGTCCTTTGGAGGCTGAGTGGATGTTCTGAATGGCAGAAGATATTGTCAGGTCGGTAGGCATTGTCTGCATCACCTGAGTCATGGCTTCTAGCTTAAGTCCGTTTGCTCTGATCAGAGccttcttctgctgcttcagaGCCCGGTCCCTCTTGTACATTGGCCCAAACTTGTTTCGACCTCCCCGCATGCGATCAGCCCTCACAGCTGTGGAGTACAGTGCATTAGGAGAAATTAATCTACCGAGGGATGAAAACACAGGAACATGGATGTACAAAGTAGAAGAGTGCTAGAGTCataaagcaaggaaacaggctctttggcccaacttgcccatgccaaccaacatgccccatctaagactctgtgcaaaagactgtgcatttaccttatttattcctctcatgaacttGTACacctcaccctcatcctcctgcactccaagaaataattgATTCTCATAGAACATaagacagtacaacacaggaacaaacCTTTTGGCACACAATGTATGTGCCCAAAATGATGCTAAGATAAaatagttccgtttagtttattatcacgtgtaccgaggtacagtgaaaagcttttgttgcattttgtccagtcagcggaaagacaatacatgattacaatcgagctgtttacagtgtatagatacatgtttagtgcaaggtaaagccagcaaaataatctcatctgctggatgtgatccatatccctccatatccatgtgccaagtaaaagcctcttaaatgccactatctgccTACAGTGTATGTATCTACTTCCAACATCAGTTTCAGCAGTGCattcctctccccaccaccctctataacaaacttgccccacacatctccttcaaactttgtctctctcacattaaaactgtgccctcgagttttgatatttccaccctgggaaaaaggttctgactctctacctcatctatgcctctcatcatttttataAATTTCCATTCATTAAAGAATCCGAGGGTCTCCCCTCAGATtctaatgctccagagaaaacaatcccagtttgtcctatctctccttataactatatTCCCAAACATTATTACTGTAAAATAATACAGAAAAGTGGAGGTATTGTGCACttaacaacatataacatataacatataacaactacagcatggaaacaggcctgtccggccctaccagtccacgccgaccattctacctgcactcagaccataaccctccaatcccctcctatccatatacctatccaatttactcttaaataataaaatcgagccagcctccaccacttccaccggaagcccattccatacagccacaaccctctgagtaaagaagttccccctcatgttacccctaaacctttgtccctcaattctgaagctatgtccccttgttggaatcttccccactctcaaagggaaaagcctacccacgtcaactctgtccgtccctctcaaaattttaaaaacctctatcgtcccccctcaaccttctacgctccaaagaataaagacccaacctgttcaacctctctctgtagcctaagtgctgaaacccaggcaacattctagtaaatctcctctgtaccctttccattttgtcgacatccttcctataatttggcgaccagaactgcacaccatactccagattcggcctcaccaatgccctgtacaatttcaacattacatcccaacttctatactcgatgctctgatttataaaggcaagcataccaaacgccttcttcaccaccctatccacatgagattccaccttcagggaacaatgcacagttattcccagatccctctgttccactgcattcctcaattccctaccatttaccctgtacgtcctattttgatttgtcctaccaaaatgcagcacctcacacttatcagcattaaactccatctgccatctttcagcccacccttccaaaaggcccaagtctctctgtagactttgaaaatctacctcactatcaactactccacctatcttagtatcatctgcatatttactaatccaatttgccacaccatcatccagatcattaatgtaaatgacaaacaacagtggacccaacacagatccttggggcactccactagacactggcctccaacctgacatacaattgtcaaccattaccctctggtatctcccattcagccattgttgaatccatcttgcaacctcactattaatacccaacgatttaaccttcttaatcaaccttccatgtggaaccttgtcaaatgccttactgaagtccatatagacaacatccacagccttgcccttgtcaatttccctggtaacctcttcaaaaaattcaagaagattagtcaaacatgaccttccaggcacaaatccatgttgactgtttctaatcaggccttgattatccaaataattatatatattgtccctaagtatcttttccattaattttcccaccacagacgtcaaactaataggtctataattgctaggtttacttttagaaccttttttaaacaaaggcacaacatgcgcaatgcgccaatcttccggcaccatccctgtttctaatgacgtttgaaatatttccgtcatagcccctgctatttctgcactaacttccctcaatgtcctagggaatatcctatcaggacctggagacttatccacttttatattcttcaaaagtgtccgtacctcctcttctttaatcctcctaatttccatcactactctacttgtttcgcttacctcacataattcaatatccttctcctcggtaaataccgaagaaaagaaattgtttaatatctcccccatttcttccggctcagcacatagctgtccactctgtccacctgtttaattcaaaaatatttagacCATAATTTGGGCATCCCAAAGTTTAACTTGATACCTTCTGGCTGGTTTGTGACACTACCATTATCAGGCCACCGTCATTTTAATTGGGATAAAAATCTACTCCACAGGAAACGTACTTCGGGAAGGTTTGCATTTACCTGATGGAAGAAAGCATTTCAAACCTCcagatcagtctcaagaagggtctcgacccgaaacgtcacccattccttctctccttgatgctgcctgacctgctgagttactccagcattttgtgatcctctAGATTGGACACACACCTATGTGTGTTTGCAAGAATGAACCCCCCCTCATTCTACTGTGAATGATTATCACTATGTTCAcgatggccgggggggggggggggggggggggggcagtaaaaCAAGGGACACCAGCCGTACTGAACATAAATATGGAAACACATTCACGGTATGATCTGGTTCTGTAACATCATTTCAGTTCAGATCagtttcagattagtttaatgtcatgttaggtacagtgaaaagcttttgttgcgtgccaaccagtcagcagaaagacaatacatgattacaatcgagccgtttcaaGCTTTACATTAAATACTCTTGTATCTGTGAAGTAATTTTATTCTTAAATTCCCCCATGCTTAGTTAAAAGAAAAATGTGCTTGTTTCATTGGTTACATTCTTCTGAACCTCTATTcaagatttattttaaaactttttaattTGTCTCTTgtttaaataatatatatttttctaattCCTGGTGCTTGATATTGTTGTCCTTATTTAATTTCTGTTTGCAGCTCCTAATAACATTTCTGCCTGCATGCTCCTTTTCTTTTCACTGAAGAGTAACATTAGATGAAGTGCACCTACGTAATGTTTTCAATGCAGAAAAGGTGAGCTCGATGACAGAGCTGGTGTCAGTATGACATATTGTAATATCTCTGGAATTAAatataattaaaacaaaatccaATTCAATGGACGTCTTGGGAGCTATTTTAATGGTCTCAGTCACAGCCGTGTCTGTCAGTGACAAAAAGATCTAACGGCTTTTGAGATGTTCTCTCTGAGCCTGTTTCATCCACTGGCGACCAAAGCTAAAGTGAAACCTTTAACAGCTTTGCAACATATTGATACTGCTGAGACTTATACCTGAGAACTATGTGTCATCTTGGGAAATTAGCAGCGCATTAAAAATTTCCTTTGTCGGCTTTGTGTATCCATTTTAGAAACTTTTGACAATTGGACGCTTAAACCTACATGGTGGAATGTGCTTTGATAACTAATCACCAGTTCTCTTGGAAAAGCATTCCTGGCATTACAAAACCTTGTCAAAAGTGTTCCCTTTTGTGTCCCAATTGTTGATTCATTATTAACCACCAATACATTGATTTGTTTTTAAAAGAAACAGCTCTGTACAGTATGTGTTCAGGACCCTGCAGTGGCCACTCTTGATGTAAACTGTTCAAATATTGAAagcctgaatgtgtaggaaggaactgcaggtgcaggtttacaccgaagatagacacaaaatgctggagtaactcagcaggtcaggcagcatctctggagagaaggaatgggtgacgtttcgggtcgagacccttctcaagaatgagtcaggggagagggaaacgagagacaacatggtaaggtgtgaaaatgaaaggTCAAAGGGGGCAAagctcaagaaaaatgtagaataaataatTGTTAactaggggaaggtgataacgaggcatacaatgtaaaatgtaatcaggaggacagccaGATGGGCCGAAGAACtaaggtgggggagagatggagagagacggaaagcaagggttacttgaagttagagaagttaatattcatactgctgggctgtaagctgccccagtGAAAGCCAGAGTTCAGGCTGGACACTGAATTGATTAATTCTCAGCTTGCTGAGTGCCACAGAAAAAAACATCGCAGATACTATTGTTTCAGAATAAAAGACATTCTTGCTCTTGGAGCACCATGAACTACTTCAGAAGCTGCCTTGAAATCCTCACCATGTTAACATGTAATGGGAGTCAGGTCAGTAATTTAAACTTTACACAACACAAATTATAAGAATCAGGATCAGAAACCTCCTAAAATAGTACTTCAAAAATGTTGTATTTGTTTAAATCTATTAGTTTGTACAGTAACTGAACTATTTTGAATAATCTTGAGGCTTCTGTGCATGAGATCAAACAACATATAACATACACGGTATTGTGAACAGTAAATTGTTGCCAATTTTCTGATATTACCAGTGGCAATTCACTCCTTCAATATGTATATATTCAAATAGTGCATATAAATAGGGAATTAACGGGAGAATCTCAGAATATAGAGCTACACCTGAGAATGATATGGGTTAGCATGCATTTTTTGAGAATTAAACAAAAGGAAAGGAATTAGAACGAAGTAAAACACAATGCAGAGATGTAGTCCAAACGGATGAGGAAATATGAtcaaattaaaattatttataACGAGCAAAAAAATCATCAATCCTCCACGAAGAAATTTTCGTAATACGTAATATTATGTTAAATTTATTTGTTAAAACAATTCCACTTTGCGTTTTGTTTAAGAGAACAGGAAGCTTTGGAAACCCCGTGTTTACATCTGTCTGGCCGTAAAATGTACAGGACCACACAATTGTATCAGATGTGATGATGTTAAAACGAGGCAGAGATTCGCAGCACGAGTAGCGAGAAGAACTGGCAATTTCAaactgtttctgaagaagggtctcgacccgaaacgtcacccattccttctctcccgagatgctgcctgacccgctgagttactccagcattttgtgcatcttcCGTTAATTGCCCTTGAACCGAGGGACAATTAAGAATCAACTACATTGCGAGAACCTGGGTTCAAATCTCAGATTGGTTAAAAAATAGAGGGCTTCCTATCCTGAGGCGTTTTTATGAAATAGATTGCTGTCGTTTCATCGTTACTATTAACAAGGTTGGTTTGCGTTTAACATCAGGATATTCGCTCGTATTTGAAGTCGACAAATGGTGGGACTCACACACGAAACACTGAATGAATGGCCACAAAATCTGTTAACCCAAAAAGGGCAGCCCGTGGCCGACGGGGTTGGTGTGGAAAGAAGCCGAGAGGTGACCTGATCTAACGTGCAACGCCGAGGCAGGGCGCGGGGAGGTTTAAACGCACGCTTCTGATGCTTTTAAATACGGTTCTCAATTTTAATTTCCAAATCAATTGAAAGGAGTCGACAAGAACGGAATTGGTGTAAATTCATCCCCGACACACCAGTCATTTTTATCCGTTTACATTTTGAAAATACAATTCATGGAATTACAGTCTCCCTTGTTCAAAAGCAAGGCGTCAAAACCTTTCACTGGCGAGCTAGCTGCTCGCAACTTGAAAATTCTTGCACATCTTTTCGGAATTTGTCAACGAGTTTTTAAAACTCTCCCATCGTCGCCGCTCAAGGGGaaagggacagagggggggggggggggggggagacgggcCACTTCTCACAGCCCCGCGGTCGTACGGCGGCATTATTGGGTCCGCTGTGGACTAGTGTGTGTGGAGTTATAGCTGGGAGACTGTGGGGCAGGGTAGGGTGTGTGGACAGAGAGACGGGAACTGTGTGGTTATAGGAAGCGTTGGCCCGGTTCTCTCTCCCCGTATGTTCTCCGATCTGACCAGCAATTACAACAGTTCCTCTTTGCATTTATGCAGCGCCTATCACCCGCGCCTAGAGCGCCTTGGAACGGACCAGACGGACCAAACgctgattgacacaaaatgctggagtaattcagcgggacgggcagcacttCGGggcaaaaggaatagatgacctttctcggtcacccattcatcctctccatgagatgctgcctgtcccgctgagttactccagctttttgtgtctatcttgggtgtaaactagCATTATTAGCTGCACGGATTCCAAGCGCGGTCATTTAGTAAGAAATGCTGCAGCCAATGTGACCATCGGCGGCATCCACAcagaacacaatacaatacaatatatctttattgtcattgtacaggggtacaacgagatagggaatgcgcctcccatacgatgcaataaattaattagctaatcagtataaatttagacaacccagtgaaacaaaattagaacagttttaaaacagaataaagtgcaagtaggtctgtgccggttcactgtgcgatgtgaccatccggctcagcaggaccggttcatagcagctatggctctggggatgaagctgttcctgagtctggaacaaattccaccagcatgtgcagtgccctaccaggggctcaaacacgctaGATAAAGGGTACACcaacgtaaaggacgcctacagagctctcccctgcccaccccagggacaatccgatcactgcccgcatacaaacccctcatccgcaagaccaaacctacaatagacggtcaaaatatggcccaaagatgccaccctacaactccaggactgctttgatcgcaccgactgtgACCTGTTTGCACAGCAGGCGACCTGTGATTCAGAAGTAGACTTGGAagagtacacatccactgtgctctcctacatcaactgctgtgtggagaatgtcacggaggacaaggaaataaagatgttcccaaaccctggatgaataaggaggtacagaacctgctgagggcacgcaacaatgcctttaaatctggtgacacttcagcagacagtgttgccaggtcaaacctgaacaaaggtattaaaagggccaaagacacccacaggtaacgggtggaagaccacttcaacaccacggacaccagaagcatgtggcagggtgtcagggacatcactgactacaagagcagccctgcctgcccccacagcgatgccaCACTAActaacgagcttaacaccttctttgcccgcttcgaaactggcaacatcaccccagccgaggcggagggactggtcttgcaactgagcacacaggaggtacaacgtgctctgcaaagggtcaacccacgcaaggctgcaggcccggatggagttcaaggaagggtacttagggactgtgctgaacagctggctgaggtattcaccaggatctttaacctgtcactatctctggctacggttcccaagtgcctgaagtcggctaccatagtgccggtgccaaaAAAAGCACAAATCACC
The sequence above is a segment of the Rhinoraja longicauda isolate Sanriku21f chromosome 11, sRhiLon1.1, whole genome shotgun sequence genome. Coding sequences within it:
- the nr5a2 gene encoding nuclear receptor subfamily 5 group A member 2, encoding MKLEAVRADRMRGGRNKFGPMYKRDRALKQQKKALIRANGLKLEAMTQVMQTMPTDLTISSAIQNIHSASKGLPLNHPALPPTDYDRSPFGTSPISMAMPTHASLQGYQTYSPYPSRTIKSEYPDPYTSSPESLMGYSYMDTYPSSSPSSIPHLIMELLKCEPDEPQVQAKILAYLQQEQASRGKHEKLNTFGLMCKMADQTLFSIVEWARSSIFFRELKVDDQMKLLQNCWSELLILDHIYRQVAHWKEGAILLVTGQQVDFSVIASQAGSTLNNLMSHAQELVVKLRTLQLDQREFVCLKFLVLFSLDVKNLENYHLVESVQEQVNAALLDYTICNYPQQTDKFGQVLLRLPEIRAVSMQAEEYLYYKHLNGDVPCNNLLIEMLHAKRA